A single genomic interval of Macadamia integrifolia cultivar HAES 741 chromosome 6, SCU_Mint_v3, whole genome shotgun sequence harbors:
- the LOC122082665 gene encoding CASP-like protein 1D1 — translation MASKEEVPAEAGQAEPEKCSSGKLIFIDLYLRIILFAASLTAMVVMVTSNQTKHVMTPSSSFPVPVKAKFNYSPAYIYFVAALSLSTLYSIITGIGSSWVLVKPCSSKELLKFYLLLIAYDVVMLGIVAAATGTAGGVAYIGLKGNSHVKWNKICNVYGKYCRHIGASVVISLFASFLLVSLVILSAYSVYSLAHKVVI, via the exons ATGGCGTCCAAGGAAGAGGTACCAGCAGAGGCCGGCCAGGCCGAACCGGAGAAGTGCAGTTCTGGGAAACTGATCTTCATAGATTTGTACCTTAGGATTATATTGTTTGCAGCGTCGTTGACAGCCATGGTTGTCATGGTTACTAGCAATCAGACCAAGCATGTCATGACACCCTCGTCCTCCTTCCCTGTCCCAGTGAAAGCCAAATTCAATTACTCCCCAGCCTACAT ATACTTTGTAGCGGCGCTTTCATTATCCACCTTATATAGTATCATCACAGGAATTGGGTCGTCATGGGTGCTTGTAAAGCCTTGCAGCTCAAAGGAGCTCCTCAAGTTCTATTTGCTCTTAATTGCCTATGATGTG GTGATGCTTGGGATTGTGGCTGCAGCCACTGGGACAGCAGGTGGTGTTGCATATATAGGGTTGAAAGGGAATTCTCATGTGAAATGGAACAAGATATGTAATGTTTATGGCAAGTACTGTCGCCACATAGGGGCTTCAGTTGTAATCTCCCTCTTCGCTTCCTTTCTTCTTGTCTCACTTGTTATCCTCTCAGCTTACTCGGTTTACAGTCTCGCTCACAAAGTTGTGATTTAG